The Podarcis raffonei isolate rPodRaf1 chromosome 2, rPodRaf1.pri, whole genome shotgun sequence genome window below encodes:
- the LOC128409248 gene encoding zinc finger protein OZF-like, with product MALDSKTGCASMTESEEISLHLELSEPRASPDRTKESISMSHVPEEASVDLAGKPMDQRRSVSQEGLSADVGESENVQALGKAGRRKLRIGESAEPVSHRLRRQRIYKPEKTRKCTHCGKHFGWRANLLGEKTQTRATCSSCGELMSQSTQLPVTRKMRKREKAHQCTACKQVFAGSSELAVHKKVHQAEKPYKCLDCEKRFCSKANMLRHHQIHTGQKPYQCLVCGNTFRQQEQLTAHERTHTGETPFHCVVCGKDFNRKSVFLTHQRIHTGERPYKCSFCNKRFIRRAYHAIHERIHAREKRYKCSECGQSFNWNSEFIEHLRTHTGGKPYKCLGCEKRFGWHSDLIRHQRIHTGERPYKCAHCRRGFVQRAQLLLHERTHTGERPYKCSYCGKSFSRSSVLIRHLLLHTGEKPYNCLDCGKSFCERAQLVSHEVTHAEEKPYKCADCGKSFSWKSAFTRHRRIHTGEKPHKCPDCGKSFIRTTHLATHLRTHGQEADSDALIGEDILNEGGGLM from the exons ATGGCGCTGGACTCCAAAACAG GTTGTGCTTCCATGACTGAGAGTGAGGAAATTTCCTTACACCTCGAGCTCTCCGAACCCAGAGCCTCACCTGACAGAACCAAAGAGAGCATTTCCATGTCTCACGTGCCGGAAGAAGCATCTGTAGATCTTGCAGGTAAGCCCATGGATCAGAGGAGGAGTGTATCCCAAGAAGGACTCTCGGCGGATGTCGGTGAATCGGAAAACGTGCAGGCACTTGGGAAGGCTGGCAGACGCAAGCTGCGCATCGGGGAAAGTGCAGAGCCTGTCTCCCATCGCCTTAGACGTCAAAGAATCTACAAGCCAGAGAAAACCCGCAAATGCACGCACTGCGGGAAGCACTTTGGCTGGAGGGCGAACCTTTTGGGAGAGAAAACCCAGACAAGGGCGACATGCTCAAGCTGCGGAGAGCTGATGAGTCAGAGCACGCAGCTCCCAGTAACCAGGAAAATGCGTAAGAGGGAGAAAGCGCATCAGTGCACCGCCTGCAAGCAGGTCTTTGCGGGGAGCTCAGAACTGGCCGTGCATAAGAAAGTCCACCAAGCAGAAAAGCCGTACAAGTGCCTGGATTGCGAAAAGCGCTTTTGCTCCAAGGCGAACATGCTCCGGCACCACCAGATCCATACCGGacagaaaccgtatcagtgcttaGTTTGCGGGAACACCTTCCGGCAGCAGGAGCAGCTCACTGCGCACGAGAGAACGCACACGGGCGAGACACCCTTCCATTGCGTGGTGTGCGGGAAGGACTTCAACAGGAAGTCAGTCTTCCTGacacatcagagaatccacacgggcgAGAGGCCATACAAATGCTCCTTCTGCAACAAGCGGTTCATCCGCAGGGCCTACCATGCCATCCACGAGAGAATCCACGCCCGGGAGAAGCGCTACAAGTGCTCCGAGTGCGGGCAGAGCTTTAACTGGAATTCGGAGTTCATCGAGCACTTGAGGACCCACACCGGAGGGAAGCCCTACAAGTGCCTGGGCTGCGAGAAGCGTTTCGGCTGGCACTCGGACCTTATCAgacaccagagaatccacacgggcgAACGGCCCTACAAGTGCGCCCACTGCCGGAGGGGCTTCGTCCAGAGGGCGCAGCTCCTCTTGCACGAGAGGACCCACACTGGTGAGAGGCCCTACAAGTGCTCCtactgtgggaaaagcttcagccgcAGCTCTGTCCTCATCAGGCACCTCCTGCtgcacaccggggagaagccgtACAACTGCCTggactgcgggaagagcttctGTGAGAGGGCCCAGCTGGTTTCCCACGAGGTGACGCACGCCGaggagaagccctacaagtgcgccgactgcgggaaaagcttcagctgGAAGTCGGCCTTCACTCGGCACCGGaggatccacacgggagagaaaccccACAAGTGCCCCgattgtgggaagagcttcattcGAACCACCCACCTTGCCACCCACCTAAGAACCCACGGGCAGGAGGCGGACAGCGATGCTTTAATTGGGGAGGACATTTTAAATGAAGGTGGCGGCTTAATGTAG
- the LOC128408791 gene encoding SCAN domain-containing protein 1-like: MAVERGDVSTLGVKLKSAPWTTIKVEEPDPETEQSLVLEIQEGSTRGFWERTVPPQANREGNEEVQRSWEAQLQGFVKALESPHLDGGCSQPPRPTPQDNCVREAAGGQRAIKLPPGLCSEESHKTLLPQNGAGGGTVKEEAPEGETVAEDTLRLRFRHFSCREAEGPRDVCRRLRELCHRWLKPERRTKEEIVELVVLEQFLALLPKEIQSRIRAWDPETCSQAVALAEDFLMRQRQDEEAEKKEVMRSPRDKPDCLPLDLCQ, translated from the exons ATGGCAGTAGAGCGGGGCGATGTATCGACACTGGGTGTAAAGTTAAAGTCTGCCCCCTGGACTACAATTAAGGTTGAGGAGCCGGATCCAGAAACGGAGCAGAGTCTGGTTCTTGAGATCCAGGAAGGGAGCACTAGAGGATTCTGGGAAAGAACCGTTCCGCCACAGGCCAACCGGGAAGGCAACGAAGAGGTGCAGCGGAGCTGGGAAGCTCAACTTCAGGGCTTTGTGAAGGCGCTCGAGTCCCCTCATTTGGACGGGGGCTGCTCTCAACCGCCACGGCCCACCCCGCAGGACAATTGCGTTAGGGAGGCGGCTGGAGGACAAAGGGCCATAAAACTCCCGCCAGGCCTCTGCTCGGAGGAGTCACACAAAACCCTGCTGCCCCAAAATGGGGCAGGCGGCGGGACAGTGAAGGAAGAGGCCCCGGAGGGGGAGACGGTCGCAGAGGATACCCTGCGGCTGCGCTTCAGACATTTCTCCTGCCGCGAAGCGGAGGGGCCGCGAGACGTGTGCCGGAGGCTCCGCGAACTTTGCCATCGGTGGCTGAAGCCTGAAAGGCGCACCAAAGAGGAGATTGTGGAGCTGGtggtcttggagcagttcctAGCCCTTCTCCCGAAAGAAATCCAGAGCAGGATCAGGGCCTGGGACCCAGAGACTTGCTCCCAGGCGGTGGCCTTGGCGGAAGATTTCCTGATGAGGCAGCGGCAGGATGAGGAGGCAGAAAAGAAGGAG GTAATGAGGTCACCCAGGGATAAGCCAGATTGTCTTCCCCTGGACTTGTGCCAG
- the LOC128409286 gene encoding zinc finger protein 239-like: MPALKEIKREEDLDVPMQESNLRKEKTHTEVSGDVQPYWMSSGSCDQHISPHPDFWEASESRMGSGPENESLVHCPQGCCKQFNGTTNPQRILKGEGRISCTECGQLCRSDHGEDWRMHLEEKPYECSDCGKRFSRKADLVSHQRIHTGEKPYKCPDCGTSFSDCSSLSRHRRTHSDERPYICSECGKSFAQRANLIKHHRTHTGERPYTCLECGKSFSQQSNLILHRRTHTGERPHKCPECGKGFSRRSHLRVHERAHTGEKPFLCSVCGKGFSRRPKLVTHQRIHTGEKPYECSDCGKGFTGASSLNRHKRIHSGQIPQVPPRQLIFNRSHVLN, encoded by the exons ATGCCAGCCCTGAAGGAGATCAAACGAGAGGAGGACTTGGATGTTCCCATGCAGG AAAGTAATTTGAGGAAGGAGAAGACCCATACAGAAGTTTCTGGAGACGTGCAGCCATATTGGATGTCGTCAGGGAGCTGCGACCAGCACATTTCTCCCCATCCTGATTTTTGGGAAGCCTCCGAGAGCCGCATGGGAAGTGGACCCGAGAATGAAAGCTTGGTTCATTGTCCTCAAGGCTGTTGCAAACAATTCAATGGAACAACCAACCCCCAGAGAATCTTGAAAGGCGAGGGACGGATCTCTTGCACTGAGTGTGGGCAGCTTTGCAGAAGCGATCATGGTGAAGATTGGAGAATGCACTTGGAAGAGAAACCTTACGAGTGCTCGGATTGTGGGAAGAGGTTCAGCCGGAAAGCCGACCTTGTCAGTCATCAGAGAAtacacacgggggagaaaccctacaAATGCCCAGACTGCGGGACCAGCTTCAGCGACTGCTCGAGCCTCAGCAGGCACCGCAGGACCCACAGCGACGAGAGGCCCTACATCTGCtcggagtgtgggaagagcttcgcTCAAAGAGCAAACCTTATTAAGCATCACcggacccacacaggggagaggcCTTATACCTGCTtagagtgcgggaagagcttcagccagcAGTCGAACCTGATCTTGCACAGGAGAACCCACACGGGGGAGAGGCCCCATAAGTGCCCCGAGTGCGGGAAAGGCTTCAGCCGGAGGTCGCACCTCCGCGTCCACGAGAGAGCCCACACTGGAGAGAAGCCATTCCTGTGCTCGGTTTGCGGGAAAGGCTTCAGCCGGAGGCCTAAGCTGGTGAcgcaccagagaatccacacgggagagaaaccgtACGAATGCTCTGACTGTGGCAAAGGTTTCACGGGAGCCTCTAGTCTGAACAGGCATAAGCGGATTCATTCCGGGCAGATCCCACAGGTCCCCCCACGGCAACTGATTTTTAACAGAAGCCATGTTTTGAACTGA